A single region of the Solwaraspora sp. WMMD791 genome encodes:
- a CDS encoding 2-amino-3,7-dideoxy-D-threo-hept-6-ulosonate synthase, giving the protein MAVLRSFGTQLRLRRLTRHGDGRLLVVPLDHSVSDGPLMRADRLGPLVAGLADSGVDAVVLHGGSVRAVDPAAFGTTALIVHLSASTRHAADPDAKFLVASVSAAVRRGADAVSVHVNIGSREEARQLADLATVAEEADRWGVPVLAMMYPRGPRIDDPHAPELVAHAATLAADLGADLVKVPFAGSAGAMAEVVADCPIPVVVAGGGVRDGWPELAGYVEAVMRSGAAGLAMGRNIFQAPDPSGQARRVVALVHPGRVAVRDEILAPV; this is encoded by the coding sequence ATGGCTGTCCTCCGGTCGTTCGGGACCCAACTGAGACTCCGGCGGCTCACCAGACACGGTGACGGCAGGCTCCTCGTGGTTCCACTGGATCACTCCGTCAGCGACGGCCCACTGATGCGCGCCGACCGGCTCGGTCCGCTCGTCGCCGGGCTGGCCGACAGCGGTGTGGACGCGGTCGTGCTGCACGGGGGCAGCGTCCGCGCGGTGGACCCGGCAGCGTTCGGAACGACGGCGCTGATCGTGCACCTCAGTGCAAGTACCCGGCATGCGGCCGACCCTGATGCGAAGTTCCTGGTGGCCAGTGTCTCGGCGGCGGTACGCCGGGGCGCCGACGCGGTGAGCGTGCACGTCAACATCGGCTCACGGGAGGAGGCGCGGCAACTCGCCGACCTGGCGACCGTGGCCGAGGAAGCGGATCGGTGGGGTGTCCCGGTGCTCGCCATGATGTACCCCCGGGGTCCGCGCATCGACGACCCGCACGCACCGGAACTGGTGGCGCACGCCGCGACCCTCGCCGCCGACCTCGGCGCCGACCTGGTCAAGGTCCCGTTCGCGGGCAGCGCGGGCGCGATGGCCGAAGTGGTCGCGGACTGCCCGATCCCGGTGGTGGTCGCCGGAGGAGGCGTCCGCGACGGGTGGCCGGAGCTGGCCGGCTACGTGGAAGCGGTGATGCGGTCCGGGGCAGCCGGACTCGCGATGGGCCGAAACATCTTCCAGGCCCCGGATCCCTCGGGGCAGGCCCGTCGGGTGGTCGCGCTCGTGCATCCGGGCAGGGTCGCCGTACGGGACGAGATCCTCGCGCCCGTGTGA
- a CDS encoding methyltransferase, producing MTSQADAANWPTYGRDDMPGSDAITLHHGTNAPAPVRMYEMLYSSLVSQLLVAVADIGVADAFGSLEEHCHVDELARRTGSDAAALYRALRALASVGVFTEVAPRTFRLTPLAATLRSDEHGSMRDLARYVGLPERQRAFGALAHSLRTGKPSFDQVHGTDWWTYFGARPELSALFNRAMGTMARMVNSATLEAHDLSDARRLVDVGGGKGLLVSTLLQRYPKLTAVVFDQPAVAAEAAEVLAAAGLQDRSECVGGDFFTSVPADGDVYVLSWTIHDWNDRDAIAILRNIRSAMREDGQLIVIDEVLPEGDAPHFGKFEDIVMLSLLNGHVRTEPEFVRLFEAAGLRHKETRGTPAPTSVIVAVPA from the coding sequence ATGACCTCGCAAGCTGATGCCGCCAACTGGCCGACGTACGGCCGCGACGACATGCCGGGCAGTGACGCCATCACGTTGCACCACGGAACGAACGCGCCCGCCCCGGTCCGCATGTACGAGATGCTCTACAGCTCACTGGTCAGCCAGCTGCTCGTCGCGGTCGCTGACATCGGCGTGGCTGATGCCTTCGGCAGTCTCGAGGAGCACTGCCACGTCGACGAACTCGCCCGACGGACCGGCAGCGACGCCGCCGCGCTGTACCGTGCGCTGCGGGCCCTGGCCAGCGTCGGGGTGTTCACCGAGGTCGCACCGCGCACCTTCCGACTCACTCCGCTGGCCGCCACACTGCGCAGCGACGAGCACGGATCCATGCGCGACCTCGCCCGCTACGTCGGGCTACCGGAACGGCAGCGGGCATTTGGCGCGCTGGCCCACAGCCTGCGGACCGGCAAGCCCTCGTTCGACCAGGTGCACGGCACCGACTGGTGGACCTACTTCGGGGCCCGACCCGAGCTGTCCGCACTGTTCAACCGGGCGATGGGCACGATGGCTCGCATGGTCAACTCGGCCACCCTGGAGGCGCATGACCTGTCCGACGCCCGCCGGTTGGTCGACGTCGGCGGCGGCAAGGGTCTCCTGGTGTCGACCCTGCTGCAGCGTTACCCCAAGCTGACCGCGGTGGTATTCGACCAGCCGGCGGTGGCTGCCGAGGCGGCCGAGGTGCTGGCCGCCGCCGGGTTGCAGGACCGGTCCGAGTGTGTCGGCGGCGACTTCTTCACCTCGGTGCCGGCGGACGGCGACGTCTACGTGCTGTCGTGGACGATCCACGACTGGAACGACCGGGACGCCATCGCGATCCTGCGTAACATCCGGTCGGCGATGCGCGAGGACGGCCAACTCATCGTCATCGACGAGGTGCTGCCTGAGGGCGACGCACCGCACTTCGGCAAGTTCGAGGACATCGTCATGTTGTCGCTGCTCAACGGTCACGTCCGCACCGAGCCGGAGTTCGTACGATTGTTCGAGGCCGCCGGGCTGCGGCACAAGGAGACGCGGGGAACCCCCGCGCCCACCAGCGTGATCGTCGCGGTGCCGGCCTGA
- a CDS encoding Clp protease N-terminal domain-containing protein: MTESDASTTPRLQFDQPVRLDELIAGITRANDDRLAQLSNAVVVGDHLGELADHLIGHFVDQARRSGASWTEIGRAIGVTKQAAQKRFVPKSPNEPNDLDPQQGFNRFTPEARDVIVAAQNEARAAGNDEICTAHLALALLAAPGTLAARAIAAQVSDLDQVRRQAAAALPPPVDQVPELVPFDAHVRKVLELTFREALRLDDRAVGTAHVLLALLEFAADTGPLADLGITKAAAEAYLRDAPSRDDTA; encoded by the coding sequence ATGACGGAATCCGATGCTTCCACGACGCCCCGACTCCAGTTCGACCAGCCGGTCCGACTCGACGAACTGATCGCCGGCATCACCCGGGCCAACGACGACCGGCTCGCCCAGCTCAGCAACGCGGTCGTCGTCGGCGACCACCTCGGCGAACTCGCCGACCACCTGATCGGCCACTTCGTCGACCAGGCCCGCCGCTCCGGCGCATCCTGGACCGAGATCGGCCGGGCCATCGGTGTCACCAAGCAGGCCGCGCAGAAGCGGTTCGTGCCGAAGTCGCCGAACGAGCCCAACGACCTCGACCCGCAGCAGGGTTTCAACCGGTTCACCCCTGAGGCGCGTGACGTGATCGTCGCCGCCCAGAACGAGGCCCGAGCGGCCGGCAACGACGAGATCTGCACCGCGCACCTGGCACTCGCCCTGCTCGCTGCGCCCGGTACGCTCGCCGCCCGGGCGATCGCGGCGCAGGTCAGCGACCTCGACCAGGTACGCCGGCAGGCAGCCGCCGCCCTACCGCCGCCCGTGGACCAGGTGCCCGAGCTGGTTCCTTTCGACGCCCACGTCCGCAAGGTGCTGGAGCTGACCTTCCGGGAGGCGCTGCGGCTGGACGACCGGGCCGTCGGCACCGCCCACGTGCTGCTGGCGTTGTTGGAGTTCGCCGCCGACACCGGGCCACTAGCCGATCTCGGCATCACCAAGGCCGCTGCCGAGGCGTACCTGCGGGACGCACCGTCGCGCGACGACACGGCGTGA
- a CDS encoding NAD(P)H-binding protein, whose amino-acid sequence MIAVTGSTGTVGRALVAELADRVAALRLLVRPGAVAADPRGRQAEVVPVDITDPRQVRRALAGVQRLFLLTPFVPGQDALQIAIIDEAVRAGVEAVVKLSAFGADPQAVARVHREHGRSDEWLRRSGVAHVVLRPNAFMQNAGQWLPAIDQFDAVPLPTGAARVSMIDARDIAAVAAAALTAPRLPTGSHDLTGPVSLSYPDVAQVLSTVAGRPIRHWDLSMPAAADLMRRSGVPDWAISARLELYQSYRRGEADRVTDSVQRFTGRPARSFAGYAAELADRLRRPDDRSVISQAAP is encoded by the coding sequence ATGATCGCGGTCACCGGGTCGACCGGCACGGTCGGCCGGGCGCTCGTCGCAGAGTTGGCCGACCGCGTCGCCGCGCTGCGGTTGCTGGTCCGACCCGGGGCGGTTGCCGCCGACCCACGTGGCCGGCAGGCCGAGGTCGTGCCCGTCGACATCACCGACCCCCGACAGGTGCGCCGCGCGCTCGCCGGTGTACAGCGGCTGTTTCTGCTCACCCCGTTCGTTCCGGGGCAGGACGCGCTGCAGATCGCGATCATCGACGAGGCCGTCCGGGCGGGGGTGGAAGCCGTCGTCAAGCTGTCCGCGTTCGGTGCGGATCCGCAGGCGGTCGCCCGCGTACACCGTGAGCACGGTCGGTCCGACGAATGGCTGCGCCGTAGCGGCGTCGCCCATGTGGTGCTGCGGCCGAACGCCTTCATGCAGAACGCCGGGCAGTGGCTGCCGGCGATCGACCAGTTCGACGCGGTCCCGTTGCCGACCGGTGCCGCGCGGGTCAGCATGATCGACGCTCGGGACATCGCGGCGGTCGCCGCCGCGGCACTGACCGCACCTCGCCTTCCTACCGGCAGTCACGACCTGACCGGGCCGGTCTCACTGAGCTATCCGGATGTGGCGCAGGTGCTGTCGACCGTCGCCGGCAGGCCCATCCGGCACTGGGACCTCAGCATGCCGGCCGCCGCCGACCTGATGCGCCGCTCTGGCGTGCCGGACTGGGCGATCTCGGCCCGGCTCGAGCTCTACCAGAGCTATCGGCGGGGTGAGGCGGACCGGGTCACCGACAGCGTGCAGCGGTTCACCGGCCGGCCCGCACGTAGTTTCGCGGGGTACGCCGCAGAGCTGGCCGACCGGCTGCGCCGACCGGACGACCGGTCGGTGATCTCACAGGCGGCACCGTGA
- a CDS encoding 3-dehydroquinate synthase II, whose translation MSKLCWIDVRGLAGIRAAVVEEAIHQRVDAVVADSVADLAELPPTIRKVLVPAGELPSDLTGVDVVIVDPQVHGHPAELAGRHPDVEFGRYVEIVDAPTLDLACAAARTDRWCLLHFKDPTKIPLEIVIAASAGANGSMITTVADIEEAEIVFGVLEHGSDGVLLAPTEVGQTTALARAATDQVQHLDLVELEVVRTAHVGMGERACVDTCTYFGKDEGILVGSHSKGMVLCVSETHPLPYMPTRPFRVNAGAIHSYTLSVGGRTNYLSELMAGSKVLAVDVKGRARAVTVGRVKIESRPLISVDAVAADGTEVNLILQDDWHVRVLGPGGAVLNSTELRPGDRLLGYLPVADRHVGHPISEFCLEK comes from the coding sequence GTGAGCAAGCTCTGCTGGATCGATGTCCGTGGCCTGGCCGGTATCCGTGCCGCCGTCGTGGAGGAGGCGATCCACCAGCGGGTGGACGCGGTGGTCGCGGACAGCGTCGCCGACCTTGCCGAACTGCCGCCCACGATCCGCAAGGTGCTGGTCCCGGCGGGTGAACTCCCGTCCGACCTCACCGGCGTGGACGTCGTGATCGTCGACCCGCAGGTACACGGTCACCCGGCCGAGCTGGCCGGTCGCCATCCGGACGTCGAGTTCGGCCGGTACGTGGAGATCGTCGACGCTCCGACGCTAGACCTGGCCTGCGCGGCGGCCCGCACCGACCGGTGGTGTCTGCTGCACTTCAAGGACCCGACGAAGATCCCTCTGGAGATCGTGATCGCGGCGAGCGCGGGTGCCAACGGCAGCATGATCACCACGGTCGCCGACATCGAGGAGGCGGAGATCGTCTTCGGCGTGCTGGAACACGGCTCGGACGGGGTTCTGCTCGCGCCGACGGAGGTGGGCCAGACGACCGCGCTCGCCCGCGCGGCCACCGACCAGGTCCAGCACCTCGATCTCGTCGAACTCGAGGTGGTGCGTACCGCGCACGTCGGCATGGGTGAACGCGCATGCGTGGACACCTGCACCTACTTCGGTAAGGACGAGGGGATTCTGGTGGGATCCCACTCCAAGGGCATGGTGCTGTGCGTCAGCGAGACCCATCCGCTGCCGTACATGCCGACCCGGCCGTTCCGAGTCAACGCCGGAGCCATCCATTCCTACACCCTCTCGGTCGGCGGCCGCACCAATTACCTCAGCGAGCTCATGGCGGGTAGCAAGGTGCTCGCGGTCGACGTCAAGGGCCGGGCCCGGGCCGTCACGGTCGGCCGGGTCAAGATCGAGAGCCGTCCGCTGATCTCGGTCGACGCGGTCGCTGCCGACGGCACCGAGGTCAACCTGATCCTGCAGGACGACTGGCACGTCCGGGTGCTCGGCCCCGGCGGTGCGGTGCTCAACAGCACCGAACTACGCCCCGGTGACCGGCTGCTCGGCTACCTGCCGGTCGCCGACCGCCACGTCGGCCACCCGATCTCCGAGTTCTGCCTCGAGAAGTGA
- a CDS encoding aspartate kinase — translation MKIAVQKYGGTSLASSAQIRSVAGRVAECRRDGLATVVVVSARGASTDRLIAEAAEVAMIRSGRELDQLLVTGENAAAALVALALQDRGMPAISLTAAQGGISAVGRHGTAMIAEVDDQRIRRHLATGKVVVVAGFQGMTPDGDVVTLGRGGSDTTAVALAAALDAVSCEIYTDVEGVFTADPRIVPQARVLDTVGVGVMAEMAFAGARVLHCRAVELAAARGMDLVVRNSMSRQPGTTILGRSDPAMMENDGFVTAVTHDPDAALVRIEPMRDNPDLARYVLGVLAAASVPVDMVTLPESGGGTGRSMRFTIRRSDVPDATDALGSSAIGADARYTMDPSVGKLSLVGAGLFSRPENAAAMLDVLAEQAVPVSLIAATQLRITAVVPRDRLVAAAAALHRRLNLDRPEIPTGSLTLA, via the coding sequence ATGAAAATTGCGGTGCAAAAATACGGCGGAACCTCCCTGGCCAGCAGTGCGCAGATCAGATCGGTGGCCGGCCGGGTGGCGGAGTGCCGCCGGGACGGCCTCGCCACGGTCGTCGTGGTGTCGGCCAGAGGTGCGTCCACCGACCGGCTGATCGCCGAAGCGGCCGAGGTGGCGATGATCCGTTCCGGGCGGGAACTGGACCAACTGCTGGTCACCGGTGAGAACGCTGCGGCGGCCCTGGTCGCCCTGGCTCTGCAGGACCGGGGGATGCCGGCGATCTCGCTCACCGCCGCGCAGGGCGGCATCTCGGCCGTCGGACGGCACGGTACGGCGATGATCGCCGAGGTTGACGACCAGCGGATCCGCCGCCATCTGGCCACCGGGAAGGTCGTGGTGGTCGCCGGGTTCCAGGGAATGACGCCCGACGGTGACGTGGTGACCCTCGGGCGAGGTGGCTCGGACACCACCGCCGTCGCCCTGGCCGCTGCGCTCGACGCTGTCAGCTGCGAGATCTACACCGACGTCGAGGGTGTCTTCACCGCGGACCCCCGGATCGTGCCGCAGGCCCGTGTCCTGGACACGGTCGGCGTCGGCGTGATGGCGGAGATGGCCTTCGCCGGTGCCCGGGTGCTGCACTGCCGGGCCGTCGAACTGGCGGCGGCCCGCGGGATGGACCTGGTGGTACGCAACTCGATGTCGCGCCAGCCAGGCACCACGATTCTCGGACGGAGCGATCCAGCAATGATGGAGAACGATGGATTCGTCACTGCGGTGACCCACGACCCCGACGCCGCGCTCGTGCGGATCGAGCCGATGCGGGACAACCCGGACCTCGCCCGGTACGTACTGGGCGTGCTCGCTGCGGCGTCGGTGCCGGTCGACATGGTCACCCTGCCCGAGTCGGGCGGTGGCACTGGTCGGTCGATGCGCTTCACCATCCGGCGTAGCGACGTGCCGGACGCGACCGACGCCCTGGGCAGTTCGGCGATCGGCGCCGACGCGCGGTACACGATGGATCCGTCGGTGGGGAAGCTGTCACTGGTCGGCGCAGGTCTGTTCAGCCGTCCGGAGAACGCCGCAGCGATGCTCGACGTGCTCGCCGAGCAGGCCGTTCCAGTCAGTCTGATCGCTGCCACCCAGCTGCGGATCACCGCTGTCGTACCACGGGACCGACTCGTCGCTGCTGCTGCGGCGCTGCACCGGCGTCTGAACCTGGACCGGCCGGAGATCCCGACCGGCTCGCTGACCCTGGCGTGA
- a CDS encoding class I adenylate-forming enzyme family protein, which produces MNPPDVLPRITVDVSARIPLSVRLRLAVDRDLGVGNFLDRVCAHTRRSDRPFLFAQRPASHPAGPVEPFSLDKLTRTRDAYAAWYHTAGVGKGDPVAVYVDNGIDPFLHFLAVSSLGAVAALINGRMPAPVAAEYITRIGAVGVVATADRLDALRRHGIGTRWMADHDELSTVPMTNALPPRYPYPHADDDPVMLCHTSGTTGPPKAATFGHRQFFLGKRQRLWNFPAASRNRLLSALPQSHSAGISYLMTATLLGLPTLVMADSSGQAVHQAMAAFRPSMVVAFPETYAELAEMSLDPSATTDIHTWINTGDSAHEAHIRALIRHGRRPGRRGGRPGSRFVDGLGSSEMGMALFRKVSEPESADYGRCVGTPIGVVREAAVLDDAGRLLGPHQPGRLGVRTPTRTAGYWNDSATTNRSSISGYWLTGDVVYRDETGKFYHLDRVPDVIHTSGGPVYSLPLEEAILVGCPQIADCAVVAVRAPGPETGDVPFAAVKLAPGAAEPDDLLATVNSALAARDLPTLRAVAVATDPADFPTGPTGKVLKRQLRQRFSAVLQQPVT; this is translated from the coding sequence ATGAACCCTCCTGACGTACTGCCCAGAATCACCGTCGACGTGTCCGCGCGGATCCCGCTCTCCGTACGGCTCAGGCTCGCGGTCGACCGCGACCTCGGCGTGGGCAACTTCCTTGACCGGGTGTGCGCGCACACCCGGCGCTCCGACCGGCCGTTCCTCTTCGCTCAACGGCCTGCTTCCCACCCGGCCGGACCGGTCGAACCGTTCAGCCTGGACAAGTTGACGCGGACACGTGATGCGTACGCTGCCTGGTATCACACGGCCGGAGTCGGCAAGGGCGACCCGGTTGCGGTCTACGTCGACAACGGCATCGACCCGTTCCTGCACTTCCTCGCGGTCAGTTCCCTCGGGGCGGTGGCGGCGTTGATCAACGGCCGGATGCCCGCCCCGGTCGCGGCCGAGTACATCACCCGCATCGGCGCCGTCGGCGTCGTGGCCACCGCCGATCGGCTGGACGCGCTACGCCGACACGGCATCGGTACGCGGTGGATGGCGGACCACGACGAACTGTCCACCGTCCCCATGACCAACGCCCTTCCGCCCCGCTACCCGTATCCGCATGCCGACGATGACCCCGTCATGCTGTGCCACACCTCCGGCACGACCGGGCCGCCGAAGGCCGCCACCTTCGGCCACCGCCAGTTCTTCCTCGGAAAGCGACAACGGCTCTGGAACTTCCCGGCGGCCAGCCGAAACCGGCTGCTGTCCGCCCTGCCGCAATCACACTCGGCCGGGATCAGCTACCTGATGACGGCGACCCTGCTGGGCCTGCCCACGCTGGTGATGGCGGATTCCAGCGGCCAGGCGGTACATCAGGCCATGGCCGCGTTCCGGCCGTCGATGGTGGTCGCGTTCCCTGAGACGTACGCCGAGTTGGCCGAGATGTCACTCGACCCCTCCGCCACCACCGACATACACACCTGGATCAACACCGGCGACTCGGCCCACGAGGCGCACATCCGCGCGCTGATCCGGCATGGACGCCGGCCCGGTCGACGAGGTGGACGCCCCGGCTCCCGCTTCGTCGACGGGCTCGGCTCGTCGGAGATGGGTATGGCACTGTTCCGCAAGGTCAGCGAGCCGGAGAGCGCGGACTACGGCAGATGCGTCGGCACCCCGATCGGGGTGGTCCGCGAAGCGGCTGTCCTGGACGACGCAGGACGGCTCCTCGGCCCACACCAACCTGGTCGGCTCGGCGTGCGCACCCCGACCCGGACAGCCGGCTACTGGAACGACTCCGCGACCACCAACCGGTCGTCGATCTCCGGATACTGGTTGACCGGTGACGTCGTCTACCGCGACGAGACCGGCAAGTTCTACCACCTGGACCGGGTGCCCGACGTCATCCACACCAGCGGCGGGCCGGTCTACAGCCTGCCGTTGGAGGAGGCCATCCTGGTGGGCTGCCCGCAGATCGCCGACTGTGCGGTGGTGGCGGTCAGGGCACCGGGCCCGGAGACCGGGGACGTGCCGTTCGCCGCGGTCAAGCTGGCCCCCGGTGCGGCGGAACCGGACGACCTGCTGGCGACCGTGAACTCCGCACTCGCGGCACGGGATCTACCGACGCTGCGGGCGGTCGCGGTCGCCACCGATCCGGCCGACTTCCCGACCGGCCCGACCGGCAAGGTCTTGAAGCGTCAATTGCGGCAACGATTCAGCGCTGTACTGCAACAACCTGTGACCTGA
- a CDS encoding roadblock/LC7 domain-containing protein, giving the protein MSETNGTGPAVPDPAYTELAALKQAVTGVIGSVIAGVDGLLLLHDLTDGTQPHDLAALAAATFGLGRQTGLALRQGPFRESTVRSHRGYFSVYAINDKALLAVLGADGLNVARLHIEARAVTGRLVNMLDVHVANQLRL; this is encoded by the coding sequence ATGTCGGAAACCAACGGCACCGGACCGGCGGTGCCGGATCCCGCGTACACGGAACTGGCCGCCCTCAAGCAGGCGGTCACCGGGGTGATCGGGTCGGTGATCGCAGGCGTCGACGGGCTGTTGCTGCTGCACGACCTGACCGACGGCACCCAGCCGCACGACCTGGCCGCGCTGGCGGCGGCGACCTTCGGGCTCGGCCGCCAGACCGGGCTCGCGCTGCGACAGGGGCCGTTCCGTGAGTCGACGGTACGCAGCCACCGCGGCTACTTCTCGGTGTACGCGATCAACGACAAGGCGTTGCTCGCGGTCCTGGGTGCGGACGGGCTGAACGTGGCCCGGCTGCACATCGAGGCGCGGGCGGTGACCGGGCGGCTGGTGAACATGCTGGACGTGCACGTGGCGAATCAGCTCCGCCTCTGA
- a CDS encoding FAD-dependent oxidoreductase: MTTLGRAIDVAVIGAGVLGLATTDALVRRGVDVLCFDGRPPGQAQSGGLTRTFRHRHDNDLVVQLAVEAREGFRQWERRSGRRMVGQEGAVYAGMTDSDVKGLVAHGVPHSFVPAERHREFFGPLAPVDGPLLIDPGAGAIRARRVIDALSGWVRDRIVPAEVHAVTIPVAGRGVEFHTADAIHRARHVVIVAGTATPRIAAGVEFDVPLQVALHARPHYEVRDEHRGGPLPCWVDRSGRYGETVYGSPIGSTGRYVLGLIGDDVDIPLTPAGALPPGRSMDEHVRRVGDYVRRALPGLDPRPVGVRVCTMTKLPAGSDAFHAWHTPGVTALTGHNLFKLAPVLGELLAETALTDRLAADLARAGAGALDAPAGVR; encoded by the coding sequence ATGACGACATTGGGACGCGCTATCGACGTGGCGGTGATCGGCGCCGGCGTGCTGGGGTTGGCGACGACCGACGCGCTGGTCCGCCGAGGCGTCGACGTGCTCTGCTTCGACGGCCGGCCGCCGGGACAGGCGCAGTCCGGCGGTCTGACCCGGACCTTCCGCCACCGGCACGACAACGACCTGGTGGTCCAGCTCGCGGTCGAGGCCAGGGAAGGGTTCCGCCAGTGGGAACGGCGCAGCGGTCGGCGAATGGTCGGCCAGGAAGGGGCGGTCTACGCCGGGATGACCGACAGCGACGTCAAGGGCCTGGTGGCGCACGGCGTTCCGCACTCGTTCGTCCCCGCCGAGAGGCACCGGGAGTTCTTCGGCCCGCTGGCCCCGGTCGACGGCCCGCTGCTGATCGACCCCGGTGCCGGCGCGATCCGCGCCCGCCGGGTGATCGACGCGCTCTCCGGCTGGGTCCGGGACCGGATCGTCCCCGCCGAGGTGCACGCGGTGACCATTCCGGTCGCCGGCCGAGGGGTCGAGTTCCACACCGCCGACGCCATCCACCGGGCCCGCCACGTGGTCATCGTCGCGGGTACCGCGACGCCCCGGATCGCCGCCGGGGTCGAGTTCGACGTACCGCTGCAGGTCGCCCTGCACGCCCGGCCGCACTACGAGGTACGCGACGAACACCGGGGCGGCCCACTGCCCTGCTGGGTCGACCGGTCCGGCCGGTACGGCGAGACGGTCTACGGCTCACCGATCGGCAGCACCGGTCGGTACGTCCTCGGTCTCATCGGCGACGACGTGGACATTCCGCTGACCCCAGCCGGCGCGTTGCCGCCCGGGCGCAGCATGGACGAACACGTCCGACGGGTCGGCGACTACGTTCGCCGTGCGCTACCGGGACTGGACCCCCGGCCGGTCGGGGTCCGGGTCTGCACGATGACCAAGTTGCCGGCCGGCAGCGACGCGTTCCACGCCTGGCACACCCCGGGTGTCACCGCGTTGACCGGTCACAATCTGTTCAAGCTGGCTCCGGTGCTGGGTGAGCTGCTCGCTGAGACGGCGCTCACCGACCGGCTGGCCGCCGATCTGGCCCGGGCCGGCGCGGGGGCGCTCGACGCGCCGGCCGGAGTCCGGTGA
- a CDS encoding VOC family protein, which yields MSNVVGPNFLTLQVRDLERSRTFYRDIVGFVPGESKVPTAAVFEADPINLALRQTSIDLDSVSQLGWGVVIWIKAKDPDGLAAHLQQNGVTLTKPPCDGFCGREFQFRDPDGYELTVYEG from the coding sequence ATGAGCAACGTGGTAGGACCGAACTTTCTGACTCTGCAGGTCCGCGATCTGGAAAGGTCCCGCACCTTCTACCGCGACATCGTCGGCTTCGTGCCCGGCGAGTCGAAGGTGCCGACCGCCGCCGTATTCGAGGCGGATCCGATCAACCTCGCACTCCGGCAGACCTCGATCGACCTCGACTCGGTCTCGCAGCTCGGCTGGGGTGTGGTGATCTGGATCAAAGCGAAGGATCCGGACGGCCTCGCCGCGCACCTGCAGCAGAACGGCGTCACGCTGACCAAGCCCCCGTGCGACGGATTCTGCGGCCGGGAGTTCCAGTTCCGCGACCCGGACGGGTACGAACTGACCGTCTACGAGGGGTGA
- a CDS encoding YihY/virulence factor BrkB family protein produces MGPDEGPDSPTALSGSSWWAAVRRTVREFTADAIPDLAAGLTYYGVLSIFPGLLVLVAVLGLLGDGATDDVQGVIGEIAPGEIGGFLDQAIDQVRDNGGTAGLVAIVGLLAAFWSASSYIGAFMRAANAIYDVPEGRPIWKTLPIRLGVTAVIGVMLIASALIVVFTGELATQAGKLLGVGPAAVAGWDIAKWPVLVVLVSLMFSILYWATPNARHGGFRWISPGSVLAVLLWLLVSAAFAFYVANFASYNETYGTIAGVIVFLVWLWLTNIAILLGGEVDAELERGRAIAAGHPGDREPYLQLRDTRTLVPRQRPAGEPD; encoded by the coding sequence GTGGGGCCGGACGAGGGCCCGGACAGCCCGACCGCTCTCAGTGGCTCCTCATGGTGGGCGGCCGTCCGCCGGACGGTCCGGGAGTTCACCGCCGACGCCATCCCCGACCTGGCCGCCGGACTCACCTACTACGGCGTACTGTCGATCTTCCCAGGGCTGCTGGTCCTGGTCGCGGTCCTCGGGCTGCTCGGCGACGGCGCCACCGACGACGTCCAAGGAGTGATCGGCGAGATCGCTCCCGGCGAGATCGGCGGTTTCCTCGACCAGGCGATCGACCAGGTCCGGGACAACGGTGGTACGGCAGGACTCGTCGCGATCGTCGGTCTGCTCGCCGCGTTCTGGTCGGCCTCGAGTTACATCGGCGCGTTCATGCGGGCCGCCAACGCCATCTACGACGTTCCGGAGGGTCGGCCGATCTGGAAGACCCTGCCGATCCGGCTCGGCGTCACCGCCGTCATCGGGGTGATGCTGATCGCCAGCGCGTTGATCGTGGTGTTCACCGGGGAACTCGCCACACAGGCGGGCAAACTGCTCGGCGTCGGGCCGGCGGCGGTCGCCGGGTGGGACATCGCCAAGTGGCCGGTCCTGGTGGTGCTGGTCAGTCTGATGTTCTCGATCCTGTACTGGGCGACGCCGAACGCCCGGCACGGCGGGTTCCGCTGGATCAGTCCGGGCAGCGTCCTGGCGGTGCTGCTCTGGCTGCTGGTCTCCGCCGCGTTCGCGTTCTACGTCGCCAACTTCGCGTCCTACAACGAGACGTACGGCACCATCGCCGGGGTGATCGTCTTCCTGGTCTGGCTGTGGCTGACCAACATCGCGATCCTGCTCGGCGGTGAAGTCGACGCCGAACTGGAGCGTGGCCGGGCGATCGCCGCCGGGCATCCCGGGGACCGCGAGCCCTACCTGCAGCTGCGCGACACCCGCACACTCGTTCCCCGGCAGCGACCGGCCGGTGAGCCGGACTGA